From a single Couchioplanes caeruleus genomic region:
- a CDS encoding transposase, with amino-acid sequence MTKQVTAADVTDRDAARSLLPCLHNSNPELTLMWADNGYTGLAEWARNELDLTLKVVKKPSNQVGFKVLPRRWIVERSLSWQIRARRSSRDYERLPEHSEAHITWANITLMTRRLARTKKRQAVLPDFLVA; translated from the coding sequence ATGACCAAACAGGTCACCGCGGCTGATGTCACCGACCGCGACGCCGCCCGTAGCCTGCTGCCATGCCTGCACAACAGCAACCCAGAGCTGACGCTGATGTGGGCCGACAACGGCTACACCGGCCTGGCCGAATGGGCCCGCAACGAACTCGATCTCACCCTCAAGGTCGTGAAGAAGCCATCGAACCAGGTCGGGTTCAAGGTGCTGCCGCGCAGGTGGATCGTGGAACGCTCGCTGTCCTGGCAGATACGCGCCCGCCGCAGCTCCCGCGACTACGAACGCCTGCCCGAGCACTCGGAAGCGCACATCACCTGGGCCAACATCACCCTCATGACGCGGCGACTCGCACGCACCAAGAAGCGGCAAGCCGTGCTGCCGGATTTCCTGGTTGCCTGA